The genomic DNA TGGAGGTGCGGCGGATGTTCCCGGACCTGCCGATCATCCAGGTCACCGAGCCGCTGGTGGACATCATGTGGGGTGCGGCATCGCTGTCCCGGTCGGGCACCGACCGCAGTGCTGAACTCATCGAGTGGGGCAAGCGTGAACTCGCCGGGGAATCGCCGCGGGTGCGCGGCGACTACATGCTGACTTCGGCAGTGGGCTCGGCGCTGGGAGCCGGGTCGTGGCGGGGTGTCATCACGGCGATTGTGACCGGTGCCCGGTTCGGCAAACCGGGGGCCTTGGCCTGGGCCAGCGCCGCCAAATCCCTGCTGAGACTGGGCCGTGGACGGCTCAGGGCACTCGCTGGTCGCTGATGCCGTCGTTTGCCCGCAACACCCTGCTCGGGTTCTCCTCCGGCGCCATGGTGGCGCTGGCCGGCTTCATCGGCAATGCCATCACCGCGCGACTGCTGGGCCCGGACAATCTGGGCGTCTTCGCTTACGTGGTGTTCTGCGTGACCATCGCATCGATCGTGGCGAGCCTGGGTATCGGGGTGGTGCAGCAGCGGTTCATTCCCAACCTGCGGGCCGAGGGCCGCGACGACGAGGCGGACGGTTTGACGGGGGCGGTAACCCGATTGTCGTTGTGGGCCACGGTCATCGGCGCCGCGGTCCTGTTCGGCTACCTGTACTGGCCCGGCCGCGACGCCATTGCCGGGCCGTCACCGACCACGCAGACGGTGGTCATCGCCTTTGCCCTGGCGTGGTTCGTGTTCTGGCGGATGGCCGAGGTCTACCAGTTCTATCTGCGCGGTGAGCAGCGGTTCGCCGAACTGGCCCGGCTGTCCGCCATCTCGGCACTGCTGAAGCTGGGTGTGATCGCGGTGGGCGCCTGGTTGTTCGGGATCCCGGGTGCGCTGGCGGGGTTCATCGCAGGCAACCTGCTACCCGCGTCCCGCATCCACCGGCTGATACGGATGCGGCCGCACGTGACGGACCTGCTGCGGGGCAACGTCTTCCGCTTTGCGGCTGCCAGCTGGGCCACCGGTGTGCTGGGCGGGCTGGTGTTCGGGCGCACCGAGATCCTGTTCCTGGAGCACTACACGGGGATCGGCGCCGTGGGTCTGTTTGCCGCCGCGGTCACCGTGGCGGAGATGGCGGTGCAATTGCCACCTCTGCTGCTGTCGGCGCTGCTGCCGCGGTTCAGCGAACAGCACGGCCTGGGCGCCCAGGAGGACATGCGCCGGCTCTACCGCACCATGACGGCCCTGATCGCGATGTTGATCGTTCCGCTGTGTCTGGGTCTGGCGGCGGTGGCACCCGCGCTGGTACCGCTGCTGTTCGGGGCTGATTTCGCCGATGCGGTACCGGTGGCATCGGTGCTCCTGGTGGCCGCCGCCGTCAGCAGCCTCGGCGTGACCACCTTCTACCTCCTGCAGAGCATCGGCAAGACCGGTTTCCTGTTGCTGTCCAACGGGCTGGGCCTGATCGGCACGATCGCGCTCGGATTCCTGCTGGTGCCGCAGTTCGGGCTCATCGGCGCCGCCTGGTCGCGCGGAGTCGTCCAGGTGTTCGTGGTCCTGGTGGAAACCTGGTACGTCACACAGAAACTGAAGATCTCCCCGCCGTACCGCGCCCTCGGACTGATCACGCTGGCTGCGGTGGCCCAAGCCGTGGTCGCCTACGTCATCTGCGGCGAGATCGATGGGGCGGTGGCGCTGCTGGTCGCCATACCGGCCGCGGTGCTCACCTATGTGCTGGCGCTGCGGGTGCTCTCGGTGATGAAGGTGGTGGACCCCGGTCTGCGGAATCGGATCATCGACAAAGCTCCGGGCCGGGTCAAGCCGGTGCTGTCGCGCCTCATGTAGCCCCGTCCATCAACGCCACCGCTGCGGGCTTGGGGGTCAGGTCCCGGCGCACCACACCGAAGTTCTGTTCCGGGTCGGCCGGATCGGTTCCGCCGTCGGCCAATTCGTAGTAGATGAGCGGTCCCGCCCAGTCCCAGTCCGCTACCTGACGGCGGGCCTGCAGCAGCATCTGCGTCTGGGTGTCGTCGGACACCGCGTTGGGTCCGGTACCCGTGGGAGCTCCGTACTCGGTGATCCAGATCGACTTGTCGCCCTCGCCGTGGCGCTCCATGACCGAACGCAGCGCGGGCAGGTCGGCGAAGCCCCCTGTCATCCGCTGTGGGGTTTGCATGGGCAGCGCCGGGAAACTGTACGGGTGCGCGGCGACGGCGTCGGCGCGGTAGGCGGCACCGTTGGCGTAGAGCTGCTCGAGATACTCACCGGGTTCTATCTCGCGGCCAGGCGTCTCGAACTGGGGCCCGAGCCCTCCGATGAGCAGGGTGGCCTGCGGGTCCACATCGCGGATCGCGTCGGCGGCCACCCAGAACAACGTCCCGTACTCATTGGCATCCGGTTGCGGCGGCCAGAACTTGGCGGTGTTGGGTTCGTTCCAGATCTCCCAGCTGTGCACGCCGCGCGGCGCGTACCGGGTGGCGGCGGCCCGCGTGAAGTCGGCCCACTGCGAGAGTTGTTGCGGGCGCTGGTGGTGGGCGATGGCGGCATCGCCCACGGCCGCCGAGCGTGCCCACGGCGGGGTGAAGGCGAGCACGAAGAGCACCTGCATTCCCCTGGCGTCGGCCTCGTCCACCACCATGTCCGGATAGGACCAGTCGGGGCTGCCCTGCGTGCGCTCGACCACCGACCAGTCGATGTCCATCCTCACCCAGGTGACGCCCATTTCCGCCATCAGGTCGAACTTCTCCGCCAACACCTCCGCGTCGCGGACATGCACGGTCATCCCGATCGCGGAGTCGTCGGGCGGTTGGCACGAGATGGTGGCCAGCGCGAGCAGGGCCACCACCGGCAGGTGTGACAGCCGGCGCCGCACACTCACCCGGCGCTCACCGCAGCACGGCACGGTGGTCGCCGCCTGAGAACGGTCTGCCCGCCAGCCCCTCGGCACGACCCACGAAGAGCGCCATGGCATCTCGCACGGTGAACTTGTCGGGATTGCGCAGTGGCATCAAGGCGGCGGCCACCAGATGCGCCACCTTGTACCACAGCGGATAGCGCCAGGTGCGCAGCACGTTGCCCGCGCCCCTGCCGTAGTTGCGCAGTTTGCGGCGCCGCTCCTCCGGGGGAAGGTGCGCAAACTCGGTCTGTGCCTTCACCACGACGTCACCCACCCACTCGATGGAGAAACCGTCGCGTTCGGCGAGCCGCAGCAGCAGGTCGGGGCCCTCGCCGGATTGCCACGGGCTCGCCGATCCCGAACCACGCAGGGGGTCGTACCCCCCGACCGCCAGATAGTCAGCACGGCGGTACAGCGTGGCCGGTTCCATGGCCCCCCACGCCGATCGGCGCGTGAGCGGAGAACCTCTCGGCGGGAGTGGATTCCGGGGCCCCTCACGATCCACCAGCTGGACGGCGACCACCGACCTGCCCGGGATGCAGTGCGGTGTCAACCGCTCGAAGAAGTCCGGGTCGACGCGACTGGTGTCGTTCGGGAACCAAGCCCATTCCACGTCATCCCCGAGGGTGATGGCCGCGATGTTGCGGCCGTTGGACACCCCACGCGGGCTGACCGCGGTCCGCAGGGTGAGCACACCCGAGTATTTCTGCACCAGCGCCCGCAGGCCCGAGTCATCCTCGCTGCCGTGGTGAGCGATCACGACGACGTGTGGCGGGCGGGTCTGCGCGGCCAGGTCGTCGAGCAACAGGCCCAGTTCGTCCCACCGGCCCACCGTGGTGACTCCCACCCCGAAGCGGGGGGTGTCGGTCACGTCAGGCGGCCCTGCAGTGTCGGCAGGAACTCCGGGTCCGCCCAGGTGCGCTTGAGGGTCTCATCCAGTTGGTGGACCGGCCGCCACCCGAAAATCTCGCCGATCCGGGTGATGTCGCTGCCGAGGAACGGCCGGTCCACCGCCCGGGCGCGCGCCGGATCCTGGCGCACCTGGAAGTCGAGGCCCAGCACCGCACGCATGCGCGCCAGGATCTCGTCCACCGAGTACTGGTGTCCGCTGCCGAGATTGACCACCTCGCAGGCCACCCCGTCGCGATTGGTGCCCAGCGCCGCCGCGGCGAAACCGGCTGCGGCGTCCAGCACGTCGATGTAGTCGCGTTTGGGCCAGGTGTTGCCCAATCCGATCGATTCCGGCTTCGCTCGCAGCTGGGCGACGATGGCGGGCAGCAGGTGCGGATTGGTCTCACCGGGGCCGATGACGTTGAACAGCCGCACGATGGCAGCGGCGATACCGCGCTCCTCGGCGAAGATCCGGACGTACTGCTCGCCCTGCAGCTTGGTGAAGCCGTAGATGTCGGCGGGTCCCAGTTCGGACTCGTACTCCCGGTGGGGCTGCTCATCAGGCTTGTACACCGCGCCACTGCTGGCGAACACGAACCGGACTCCCGGCGGGCAGGCGGCCAGCAGGTTGACGGTGCCGGTGACGTTGGTGGACACCGCATTCGACGGGTCGGTGTCACATTCGGGGATGTAGTGGATGGCCGCCAGATGGACGATCACGTCGGGCTTGAAGTACTCGATGAGCGACCGGGTGGCAGCGCTGTCGCGGATGTCCAGCCGGTGGAAGCGGAAACCGGGGGACTCGAGCGACAGCCAGTCCGGCGCGCCGTACCGCAGCAGATCGGCCACCAGTACGTCGGCGACCGGGGCCAGGGCGCGCACCAACTCGCGTCCGACGAAACCGGCCCCGCCGGTGACCATGACCTTCGTGCGGGGCTGCTCTGCTTGCGTCATCTCACTGCCGCCTTCCATTGACCTCGAGTGCACGAGTCTCCAGTGACTGCGCAATTCCTGACCAGTCCAGGGCCTTGGCGCCGGTGAGGCCGGCCTGGGAGAACTGATCCCACTGCGCCTGGGCGGCCAGCAGGGCGTCGGCGAATTCGCTCGGATCGGTGCCGCACACCACTCCGGCGCCGTACTGCGCCACAACGTCTTTGGCACCGTTCTCGGCGAAATCAGCGGTCACCACCGGAAGGCCACTGGCCATGGCTTCGGCGATCACCCGGGGAAACCCCTCCCGTTGGCTGGACATGCCCAGCACGGCGGCACGGGACAGCAGATCGATCTTCTGCTCCTCGGTCACCGACCCCGGCACTCGGATGCGGGACGCGAGGGCGGACCGTTTCGCGTACTCCTCGATGTCCGACCGGGACGGGCCGTCGCCGGCGATCACCAGGTCACCGGCGAAGCCGCGGTCGGCGGCGAGGACGAACGCGTCGATCAGCAGCTGCAGGTTCTTGTGCGGGGCCACACGGCCGACATACAGCGCCCCGGAGCGTTCGTCTCGCGGGGCCGACCGGTAGCGGCTCAGCTCGATGCCGCTGGGCAGTACTCCGCACTCGCGCCCCGACTGTTCGGTGATGGCCACCGCCACCGCGTTGCTGACGGCGAAGTTGGAGCCTGCCAGCAGCGGTAGCCGGCGCTGCGCGCGGGTCAGGATCGGGTCTTCGCGGATCTCGCACCAGTGGATTGCGGTGCGTGGCCGCAGCTTTCGTGGCATGGCCGGGATGTGCAGCAATGGCCACTGGTTGAGCAGATGGAAGTCGTATCCGCCGGCGATCACCTGGCGCCGGACCCAGTTGCTGTACCGGGTCACTGCCCCCCAGTTGCGGCGCAGCGCCGGGAAACGCGGTGTCAGGTAGGTGTCCGTGAGCGGATTGCGTTGCAACCGGACACCGTTGATGGTTTCCGCGACGGGCAGCGCGCGGTCGTGGCCGATGCAGAAGACGTCGACGGAGTGGCCGCGCCGCACCATGGCCTCGGCGAGCTCCTGGAAGAAGACCTCCTGGCCACCGAGGTTGGGGTAGTAGAGCTCGGTGAGGAAGGCGAATCGCATCGGTTGGCCCCGTCGGTCTCCGTGTGAGTGCATGGTGGTTGCTCACCGCCGGCGCCGCGGCACCGTCGTCGGACCATCTCAGCAAAAAATGACGCAGTGTGCAAGGAATGCGTTCCGCAGCAGCACCCTGGCTCCGTTGTGCTGGTTGCTGGCTCAGCAGAGGCGTGCGCGGCAAACCACTTCCGGCCACGTCGCACGCTGCCGTCGGCTACCGTCGGCCTTCGCTGGCGAGGGCGGCGACGATGGTATCGGCGGCGGCGGTCACATGAATGCGCTGCTGGCGGGTCCGTACGTGGGCGGCGCCGCGTGCGGCCAGCTCGGTCCGGGCTGCGTCGTCGGTGGCGAACCTCGTCAGCAGCCGGGCGAGTTGTCCGGGGTCGTGCGGGTCGAAGTACTCGGCACCGGAACCGCAGGTCTCGCGCAGCGACGGGATGTCCGAGCACAGCACCGCGGTACCCGAGGCCATGGCCTCCAGCGGTGGCAGACCGGCACCCTCGTTGAACGACGGCATCACCAACAGGTCCGCACCCGCCACCAGGGCGTGCAGGGCATCGAATTCCAGGCGGCTGATGAACTGCACCCGATCACCGAGAGCGGTGGCCTGCTCCTGGACCCGCCCGTCGAGCGTGCGTACCGACGCGCCGCTGCCGGCGATCATCAGCCGGTGCGGAATGGACTGCTGCACTTGCGAATACGCCTGCAGCAGCGCGAGGACGTTTTTGTGCCGCTTCACGTTGCCGAGGTACAGGATGTACCGGCCCGTTACGGGGGACAGGGTGGAGTCCGGGGGCTGCAGCCACTGGCGACTCACCGGAATCTCGGTGACCACGAACCGCGCGGCGGGAACGTAGCCGGCCAGTGCGTCGGCGGAGGCTTGTGAGGGCGTGAAGATGGTGTGGCAGCGGCGCGCATCGGCTTCGAGCATGGCCCGCGCGTAGAGCCGGCGGGCGCGGCTCATCCCGCTGATCTGTTCGGGCAGCAGGTAGTTGTCGTCGTGCACGGTGGAAAAGGCGAGGACGGAGCGGTGGCGCGGTCGCAGCAGGGTGAGGGGATGCGGGAAGTGGGGCGTCCAGAACGACCCGGGCCGGACCGTGCCGATGGCGTGGTCCCAAGCGCGCTGCTCGCCGAGGGAGAACATGGCAGCCCGGGCCGGTTCGGCGTACACCACCTCGGTTTTCGCCGCGACGTCCGGGACGTTGCCGCGATCCGCAAGGACCGCCAGCGTGCGACCGTGCTGGCTCAGTACCTCCTCCAGAGCCGGGATCTGGACACCGATGTAGGTGCCGATGCCGCTCTGCTCGATGTGCCTGACGTCGAAGAGCAGGTCGGCCCGCATGACGATGAAGGCTACCGGGACGGGGCGTGGGCGGCCTTCCGGGGAGCAGGACTGTGGATTCCGCGTGGTTGCTCGATCGCGCGAGTTTGAGGTCTGGCGACGCGCCGCGCAGCCGTGAAATAGTCCATGAATAATAAGTATGGCAAATACTATCAATCGCGTTAGATGTACTAGCGCTGCAGGAAAGCGCTGGGTCGGGTTCATGATCATCCAGAAAACGAAGTGTTCAAAGCATATACGCGGCCGTAAAATGTGATCGAGCATTACTTGTGAATTGTCCGCGGGCAACGCAGTCGGTTAAACTTGTGCGATTGTGGCAAACCTTTAGGAAGAGTGAATCTGTTTTGCGGTAGTGATGACAGGCTGCCGCCGATGTGCCCACAATGGGGAGTGCGGGAGGACCACCGGCTGCGGTGGAAGGCGCAGGGAGGCTGCAATGAAACGTCTACTCGTCCCACCGGGCGGTAATGGGCAAAGGCCATGACCATGGCGGGATCCGCGGTCACACCTGACGCCCGACTCATCGATTGGGTTCGCACCAGCACCGCATCGGATGGCTCGGACACTCCGAGCACCGACCCGCTCTGTGGTATCCGCGTGCTCGTGGTCGACGATTGCACGTTGCACCGGGAGGGCTTGGCCGCATTGATGGCGACCAACGGTGCTCCCGACGTCAGCGTGGCCTGGGACCTGCCCACGGTGACCGCAGCTGTTCGAGACAAACCCGTGAACGTCGTGTTGTTGAACGTCAGCACCCTCGACGGCGTCATTCTGTTGCGGGCCGTTCAGGACATCGCCCCGTACGTACGGGTCATCGTGGTAGGGGTCTCCGAGGAGGATGACCACGGGATCGTTGCGTGCGCCGAGGCAGGTGCCGCGGGATATCACACCCGCAACGAGTCCATCGAGGAGCTGATCTCGCTGATCTCGCGCCTGGTGGCCGGAGAATCTGTGTGCTCACCCCGGGTCTCGGCGGTGCTACTGCGCCGTCTCTCCACCCTTGCCGCCAAACGCCCGCTGGTGCCTGATGACCTGATGCTCACCACTCGCGAAGTCGAGATCCTGGAACTGTTGGAGCACGGCTTGTCGAACCGGGACATCGCCGAACACCTCTGCATCGCCGTTCACACCGTCAAAAACCATGTGCACAGTCTGCTGACGAAGCTGGGTGTCAGTACGCGTGGGCAGGCTGCGGCGCTTGCGCACACAGTGCGGTGATATCCCAAAAGAGCTATAGATAACCATCTTTCGCTGGTTCAGCTCTGCCTTGGGTTAGTTCTCGTCGTCCAGAGGAGCCACCTGGAATTGGGCCGAAAGGTTCATTTACGAAGAGTCGCAACCGGGGCCATAGTGGAGCGATGCGGACGATCCTGCCCAGGGCTGCGGTGGCCACCGTGGTCGCGTCGGCACTGGGCGTCGGAGTATTTCTGTTCCCGCTGGATGCCTCGGGTCTCATCGGAGACTCAAGCGCGGAACGCGGCGCACGGGAACTCGATGCGCTGGTCGCTGCGGTCTATCCCCGGCCTGGTCGAATCGACGTGGATGTGCCACGCGTGCCGGACCGGGACGGCTTGCCCGCCGGTGCTGGCCACGAGGTGCTGGCGGCCGAGATGCTGGAAGTGGATGGAACGTACAGTCCACCTGAGTTGTTGCGAGCACTCCACGTCGTGCGGTCCCTGCGAGCGCTCCCGCACAGCGGGACGGACGCTGCCACCGGCAGACGGGTAGAGGGTCGGGCCCTGCCGCTGTCGCCGGAGGATCTTCTCGAACTGGTTGTCCTGGTGGAGAATTTCCTGCAGTCCATGGCCAGGACCCCGGAACCCGACCTCGCCGAGCTGCTGACCAACGTCCTGGCGACAGTCGCGGACGAGATGAAGGCCCCGGTTGCCGCCGCGGTTACAGCGCCGCCTCCGGCAGCGGGAGCTGCTGTGCCGCAGGCACCCACTGTTGCGCCGATACCCGTGCCTGCTGTGGTCGAGCCTGCCTCCGAACCGCCGGAGCTCGAGCCGTCCGCAGCGCCCGCTGCGCCGATGCCGACCCCACAGCAGGTGAACCCGACCCCCGTCGTACCAAGCGTTGATGTCGTGGGTGCGGGCCACCCCCCGCCGGCCGAGGTGACGTCGCAGCCCTCGCCTGCGGTGGACGCGGAGTCCGACGAAGAGACGGCCGTGGGTTCGCAGCCAGAACTGCGGGATCCCGCCGAACCGGGCCGCGAACCTGACAAGCCGGATCTGAACACGAATGATGTTGACCCGCAGAGAGAAGCACCTCAAAGCAGCGACTTAACGAGTGACAACGGCGCCGACAGTCAGAGTTCGTCGCAGGACAAAGACGCGTCCAACGAGTGATACGGCGGCCCTGCCGTGTGAGAGTGCCCATGACACGAGGCCGGAGATGATGGATGGAACACAGCTCGGCCCCGGACTTCCGGTGAACCGGCGATCAGGACACGATGGCGAGCGCAAGCTGGTCAGCGCCGGCGACAGCAACTTCGTGCCATGGCAGGATGCGTCGTATCAGGAGCAGGCACTGGATGAGCGGATCCTCGTCGTCGACGATTGCACCTTGTTCCGGGACAACCTCGTCGCAGTGTTGGCGGTGAGCGGGTTTCCCACGCCGAGCTCCGCGTGGGACCTGCCGTCGCTGGTCACCGCCCTGGAGGACCCCGAAATCAGGGTTGTGTTGGTCAACATGAAGTCGCGGGGCAGTGCTCTGCTCCTGAAGGCGGCGATGGACATCAACCCAGGGTCACGGGTGATCGCTGTGGGTGCCTCCGTAGCAGATGAAGCAGATATCCTTGCCTGCGCGGAGGCCGGCGTCGCCGGTTATCACATGCGATCGGATGCTCTCGGCGCCCTGATTGTCTTGATACAGGACGTCGCCGCTGGAATTTCATCGTGCCCTCCGGCGGTCTCTGCGATTTTGCTCAAACGCCTCTCATCCCTTGCTGCACAGACGAAGAGCGCAGACCGGGAACTAGCTCTGACGGCGCGTGAGATCCAGATCCTTCGGATGATCGAAAGAGGCCGGTCGAACCGAGACATCGCCACCGAACTCGACATCGCGATCCACACGGTCAAGAACCACGTGCACAATCTACTCACCAAGCTGGGCGTGGGCACCAGGGCCGAGGCCGCAGCACTGTCGCGCACCATTGGAGCCGAGGCGGGGCGAATCCGGGCGAACTAGACCGGGAGCTACCGAAAATGGGCTCGCATGGTCCATGTACGCGGCGGTTGCGGAGCCCGATAGTGAGAGTGTTCCGCCGCAACAGCTGGGCGGCACTCGCACCGGGGGCATCAAAATCCAGATTCACCTGGTTGTTTGGGTGAAAAGTTCCGATGGGAGGCGGACTCAGATGTGTGGAATTATTGCGTGCCGAACACATGGTCCTGCCGCTGATTACCTGCTTGCGGGCCTGCACAGACTGGAGTACCGGGGTTACGACTCGGCCGGCCTGGCAGTCCGGTCTGCGACAGGCGACGTCACCCGCCTGCGTGCGGTCGGTCGTGTCGCGGCACTGGAACACGCCGTCGGCGAGTGGGGTGGACCCCTGACCGGTACCACGGGGATAGGCCATACCAGATGGGCTACCCACGGCGCGGTCAGCGAGCAGAACACCCATCCACACAGTGACTGTAGCGGTCGGATAAGTCTGGTACACAACGGGATACTCGGGGGGTGTGACGGCCTGCGGCAAACGCTGACGCTGTCGGGGCACCACTTCAGTTCCGAGGTGGACAGTGAGATCTTCTGTCATCTGATCGAAGACGAGCTCGCCGCCGGTGGGGATCTGCGGGGCGCGGTCCAGGCAGCGTTGACATCGCTCGAGGGCTCCTGGGCGCTGGCGGTGATGGATCAGTTGACCGGCCAGATAGTGGTGGCTGCGCAGCGTTCGCCGCTTCTGATAGCGGAGAACGAACACGGTGTGTTCGCCAGCAGTGACATCTCTGCCATTGCCGATTGGGTGGAGGAGTTCAGAGTTCTCGATGACGGGGAGGTGATCGAACTCACCGGCGATCTCAGCACTCATCATCGAGCGCATCTGACCTCCTACCTGTGGCACCGTCAACCGGCGGATCTCGCCGGTTACGTGGATTACATGGCCAAGGAAGTGGACGAGCAACCGGCGGCGGCAGCACGCGCTCTGGCAGAGCTCGGCGGCGCGGTCGCCGATGGCTCGCTGTGGAATGATCTGGGGATCGGTGACTTCGAGCGACTCCAGGTCATCGGGTGCGGCACCTCGCTGAACGCAGGCCACGTGCTTGCCAACCTCCTTCGCCGAGTGGGACGAGTTCCGGTGACGGTGGAGGCGGCGAGCGAGGCGGCCAGCAGTCTGGTCGAACCCAAGACCCTGTGCTTGGCCATCAGCCAGTCAGGTGAGACCGCTGACGTGCTCAACGCGTTGGCCGATCGCCCATCAAAGGGCACTGTCCTGGCGCTTACCAACAATCCGCACTCCACCCTTGCGCGGCGCGCGGACGCGTTCCTCGACTGTGCGGCAGGCCCGGAAATCGGGGTCGCCGCCACCAAAACGTTTGTCTGCCAGGTGATCAGTGGGTCAGCTCTGTTGCTGTCTGGTCTCGTAGCGACCGGACGGATCTCGCCGGGGATGGCCACCGTCCTGGTCGAGTCGCTCTCTCTGATGCCCGAGCGTCTGGCCGACGCGGGCGCGGTGGCCAAGTGCGTAGTACCGGCCATCGCGGAAGAGCTCTGCACTGCAACCGGTTTCATCTTCATCGGGAGGGGCACGGGTGTTCCGTACGCCGCCGAAGGGGCTCTGAAACTCAAAGAACTCACGTATCGCTGGGCCGACCACTATCCGGCCGGTGAACTCAAGCACGGCCCGCTGGCGCTGGTCGACAGCGGAACTCCGGTTGTGGTGGTGGACAATCTGGATGCCAGGCTGCACGCCAACGTCGCCGAGGTGGCGGCACGCGGTGGGCGGGTGGTCCGGATCGGAGCGGCGGGTAGCACGGTGCCCGTCCTGGAGGGGCCGGTCGGCCCCTGGGGGCCACTGGAGAGTGTAGTGCCCATGCAGATACTTGCCCGCACCATTGGGCTGTCGTTGGGCTGGGACGTGGACAGGCCCCGCAATCTGGCCAAGTCCGTAACCGTGGACTGATTCTCAGCACCACCATATTTCATCTGGATTGGAGTCCTCATATGGTCGCAATTGCTCGGTCGCACAGAGACCCCGAGCTGAAAGTGAGCCTGGTGATCCCGGTGCGCAACGAAGCGCGCAACATCGCCTGGGTTCTGGAGCAGATCGTCGATGACGTGCACGAGATCATTCTGGTCGACGGTGAATCCACCGACGCCACCTTGACAACCGCGTTGAGTTACCGTTCCGACCTCGTG from Mycolicibacterium tokaiense includes the following:
- a CDS encoding LuxR C-terminal-related transcriptional regulator, which translates into the protein MMDGTQLGPGLPVNRRSGHDGERKLVSAGDSNFVPWQDASYQEQALDERILVVDDCTLFRDNLVAVLAVSGFPTPSSAWDLPSLVTALEDPEIRVVLVNMKSRGSALLLKAAMDINPGSRVIAVGASVADEADILACAEAGVAGYHMRSDALGALIVLIQDVAAGISSCPPAVSAILLKRLSSLAAQTKSADRELALTAREIQILRMIERGRSNRDIATELDIAIHTVKNHVHNLLTKLGVGTRAEAAALSRTIGAEAGRIRAN
- a CDS encoding glycosyltransferase family 4 protein, which produces MRADLLFDVRHIEQSGIGTYIGVQIPALEEVLSQHGRTLAVLADRGNVPDVAAKTEVVYAEPARAAMFSLGEQRAWDHAIGTVRPGSFWTPHFPHPLTLLRPRHRSVLAFSTVHDDNYLLPEQISGMSRARRLYARAMLEADARRCHTIFTPSQASADALAGYVPAARFVVTEIPVSRQWLQPPDSTLSPVTGRYILYLGNVKRHKNVLALLQAYSQVQQSIPHRLMIAGSGASVRTLDGRVQEQATALGDRVQFISRLEFDALHALVAGADLLVMPSFNEGAGLPPLEAMASGTAVLCSDIPSLRETCGSGAEYFDPHDPGQLARLLTRFATDDAARTELAARGAAHVRTRQQRIHVTAAADTIVAALASEGRR
- a CDS encoding glycosyltransferase family 4 protein — translated: MRFAFLTELYYPNLGGQEVFFQELAEAMVRRGHSVDVFCIGHDRALPVAETINGVRLQRNPLTDTYLTPRFPALRRNWGAVTRYSNWVRRQVIAGGYDFHLLNQWPLLHIPAMPRKLRPRTAIHWCEIREDPILTRAQRRLPLLAGSNFAVSNAVAVAITEQSGRECGVLPSGIELSRYRSAPRDERSGALYVGRVAPHKNLQLLIDAFVLAADRGFAGDLVIAGDGPSRSDIEEYAKRSALASRIRVPGSVTEEQKIDLLSRAAVLGMSSQREGFPRVIAEAMASGLPVVTADFAENGAKDVVAQYGAGVVCGTDPSEFADALLAAQAQWDQFSQAGLTGAKALDWSGIAQSLETRALEVNGRRQ
- a CDS encoding LuxR C-terminal-related transcriptional regulator gives rise to the protein MTMAGSAVTPDARLIDWVRTSTASDGSDTPSTDPLCGIRVLVVDDCTLHREGLAALMATNGAPDVSVAWDLPTVTAAVRDKPVNVVLLNVSTLDGVILLRAVQDIAPYVRVIVVGVSEEDDHGIVACAEAGAAGYHTRNESIEELISLISRLVAGESVCSPRVSAVLLRRLSTLAAKRPLVPDDLMLTTREVEILELLEHGLSNRDIAEHLCIAVHTVKNHVHSLLTKLGVSTRGQAAALAHTVR
- a CDS encoding oligosaccharide flippase family protein, producing the protein MPSFARNTLLGFSSGAMVALAGFIGNAITARLLGPDNLGVFAYVVFCVTIASIVASLGIGVVQQRFIPNLRAEGRDDEADGLTGAVTRLSLWATVIGAAVLFGYLYWPGRDAIAGPSPTTQTVVIAFALAWFVFWRMAEVYQFYLRGEQRFAELARLSAISALLKLGVIAVGAWLFGIPGALAGFIAGNLLPASRIHRLIRMRPHVTDLLRGNVFRFAAASWATGVLGGLVFGRTEILFLEHYTGIGAVGLFAAAVTVAEMAVQLPPLLLSALLPRFSEQHGLGAQEDMRRLYRTMTALIAMLIVPLCLGLAAVAPALVPLLFGADFADAVPVASVLLVAAAVSSLGVTTFYLLQSIGKTGFLLLSNGLGLIGTIALGFLLVPQFGLIGAAWSRGVVQVFVVLVETWYVTQKLKISPPYRALGLITLAAVAQAVVAYVICGEIDGAVALLVAIPAAVLTYVLALRVLSVMKVVDPGLRNRIIDKAPGRVKPVLSRLM
- a CDS encoding NAD-dependent epimerase/dehydratase family protein — protein: MTQAEQPRTKVMVTGGAGFVGRELVRALAPVADVLVADLLRYGAPDWLSLESPGFRFHRLDIRDSAATRSLIEYFKPDVIVHLAAIHYIPECDTDPSNAVSTNVTGTVNLLAACPPGVRFVFASSGAVYKPDEQPHREYESELGPADIYGFTKLQGEQYVRIFAEERGIAAAIVRLFNVIGPGETNPHLLPAIVAQLRAKPESIGLGNTWPKRDYIDVLDAAAGFAAAALGTNRDGVACEVVNLGSGHQYSVDEILARMRAVLGLDFQVRQDPARARAVDRPFLGSDITRIGEIFGWRPVHQLDETLKRTWADPEFLPTLQGRLT
- a CDS encoding glycosyltransferase family 2 protein, producing the protein MTDTPRFGVGVTTVGRWDELGLLLDDLAAQTRPPHVVVIAHHGSEDDSGLRALVQKYSGVLTLRTAVSPRGVSNGRNIAAITLGDDVEWAWFPNDTSRVDPDFFERLTPHCIPGRSVVAVQLVDREGPRNPLPPRGSPLTRRSAWGAMEPATLYRRADYLAVGGYDPLRGSGSASPWQSGEGPDLLLRLAERDGFSIEWVGDVVVKAQTEFAHLPPEERRRKLRNYGRGAGNVLRTWRYPLWYKVAHLVAAALMPLRNPDKFTVRDAMALFVGRAEGLAGRPFSGGDHRAVLR
- a CDS encoding cellulase family glycosylhydrolase, whose product is MSVRRRLSHLPVVALLALATISCQPPDDSAIGMTVHVRDAEVLAEKFDLMAEMGVTWVRMDIDWSVVERTQGSPDWSYPDMVVDEADARGMQVLFVLAFTPPWARSAAVGDAAIAHHQRPQQLSQWADFTRAAATRYAPRGVHSWEIWNEPNTAKFWPPQPDANEYGTLFWVAADAIRDVDPQATLLIGGLGPQFETPGREIEPGEYLEQLYANGAAYRADAVAAHPYSFPALPMQTPQRMTGGFADLPALRSVMERHGEGDKSIWITEYGAPTGTGPNAVSDDTQTQMLLQARRQVADWDWAGPLIYYELADGGTDPADPEQNFGVVRRDLTPKPAAVALMDGAT